From a single Bradyrhizobium sediminis genomic region:
- a CDS encoding glycosyltransferase family 4 protein produces the protein MPMIEGQPLRILHAVRAPVGGIFRHIMDLANGQADRGHHVGIIADSLTGGERAETALNEIAPRLKLGVHRIAIHREPFPTDFLVWAQIMRLIKRLKPDVLHGHGAKAGAFIRLRSRSKETIRVYTPHGGSLHYPLNTLKGALYSRLERALMNSTDLFLFESAFARDTYQRTIGVPSGLVRCVFNGVTADEFDPVVTAADATDVAYVGEFRHIKGADLLIDAVARLRADGKPVTLTLAGDGEELENLKAQIQRLGLGDAVRFIGHVKARYGFSKGKLLVVPSRGDSMPYVVIEAAAAGIPMVAANVGGIPEIFGEHTDALFAPNIVGAMADAIEIALEDPEAALARARSLRERIFLHFSQKAMVEGVLAGYRDAFADR, from the coding sequence ATGCCCATGATCGAAGGTCAGCCGCTTCGTATCCTGCACGCCGTGCGCGCGCCGGTCGGCGGCATTTTCCGGCACATCATGGATCTCGCCAACGGCCAGGCCGACCGCGGCCACCATGTCGGCATCATCGCCGACAGCCTCACCGGCGGCGAACGCGCCGAAACCGCCCTCAACGAAATCGCGCCGCGCCTCAAACTCGGCGTTCACCGCATCGCCATTCACCGCGAGCCGTTTCCCACCGACTTCCTGGTCTGGGCGCAAATCATGCGCCTGATCAAGCGGCTGAAACCGGACGTGCTGCACGGCCACGGCGCCAAGGCCGGCGCCTTCATCCGCCTGCGATCCCGTTCGAAGGAGACCATCCGCGTCTACACGCCGCATGGCGGCTCGCTACACTACCCCCTCAACACGCTGAAGGGCGCGCTCTACAGCCGCCTCGAACGCGCCCTGATGAACTCGACCGACCTGTTCCTGTTCGAGAGCGCGTTTGCCCGCGACACCTATCAGCGCACCATCGGCGTGCCCTCCGGCCTCGTGCGTTGCGTGTTCAACGGCGTCACCGCCGACGAATTCGACCCCGTCGTTACCGCGGCCGACGCCACCGACGTCGCCTATGTCGGCGAGTTCCGGCACATCAAGGGCGCGGACCTCCTGATCGACGCCGTGGCGCGGCTACGCGCCGACGGCAAGCCGGTGACGCTGACGCTGGCCGGCGACGGCGAGGAACTGGAAAACCTGAAAGCCCAGATCCAGCGGCTCGGCCTCGGCGACGCCGTGCGTTTCATCGGCCACGTCAAGGCGCGCTACGGCTTCTCCAAGGGCAAACTGCTGGTGGTTCCCTCGCGCGGGGATTCGATGCCCTATGTGGTGATCGAGGCCGCCGCGGCGGGAATTCCGATGGTGGCCGCCAATGTCGGCGGCATCCCCGAAATCTTCGGCGAGCACACCGATGCGCTGTTCGCCCCCAACATCGTCGGCGCCATGGCGGACGCGATCGAGATCGCGCTGGAGGACCCCGAAGCCGCGCTGGCGCGCGCCAGATCGCTGCGCGAACGAATTTTCCTGCACTTCTCGCAGAAGGCGATGGTCGAAGGCGTATTGGCCGGTTACCGCGACGCGTTTGCCGACCGTTAA
- a CDS encoding polysaccharide biosynthesis/export family protein: MRGVRAVLVCLLTALALSGCMRRAAPVAVVQPQADLDTIAYGQSYAAASAPIPEAYAAAPMPVVYAAAPAPVAYDAAYHLDAGDKLRVVVYGQEGLTNTYAIDAGGSITMPLIGAVPARGRTPAGLAAEIAARLRNGYIREPSVAVEIEAYRPFFILGEVAAPGQYPYVPNMSVESAVAIAGGFSPRARRDRVTLTHTDASGSMRTVVPLGTAVAPGDTVLVGERWF; the protein is encoded by the coding sequence ATGCGAGGCGTGCGCGCCGTCCTTGTCTGTCTGCTGACTGCGCTCGCTCTGTCGGGCTGCATGCGCAGAGCCGCGCCGGTCGCCGTCGTCCAGCCGCAAGCCGATCTCGACACCATCGCCTATGGGCAGTCCTATGCCGCGGCCTCCGCCCCGATCCCGGAGGCCTATGCGGCGGCACCCATGCCGGTGGTCTATGCCGCCGCGCCCGCGCCGGTGGCCTATGACGCGGCCTATCATCTCGATGCCGGCGACAAATTGCGGGTCGTGGTCTACGGCCAGGAAGGTCTCACCAACACTTATGCGATCGACGCCGGCGGCTCGATCACCATGCCGCTGATCGGCGCGGTGCCGGCGCGCGGGCGGACGCCGGCGGGCCTCGCCGCCGAGATCGCCGCCAGGCTGCGCAACGGCTATATCCGCGAGCCCTCGGTGGCGGTGGAGATCGAGGCCTACCGGCCGTTCTTCATCCTCGGCGAGGTCGCGGCCCCCGGCCAATATCCCTACGTCCCCAATATGAGCGTCGAAAGCGCGGTGGCGATCGCCGGCGGCTTCTCGCCGCGCGCCCGCCGCGACCGTGTCACCCTCACCCACACCGACGCTTCGGGATCGATGCGCACCGTGGTGCCGCTCGGCACCGCGGTTGCGCCCGGCGATACCGTTCTGGTCGGCGAGCGCTGGTTCTGA